From the Methanobacterium alcaliphilum genome, the window AATGTTTGAAAGAGTTGGGAAAAAAGATGAGGGGGCATTTGTACCATTTGTTGTGGCTGGAGATCCAGATATGGAAACATCACTAGAGATAGTAAAAACTTTGGTGGATAATGGTGCAGATGCATTGGAAATAGGTTTTGCATTTTCAGATCCCATTGCCGATGGTCCAACTGTTCAAGGTGCTGATTTAAGAGCTCTTAACTCGGATATGACTACTGATAAAGCGTTTGAGTTTGTTAAGAAGATAAGAGAGTTCACATCTATTCCTATAGGTCTTTTAGTTTATTATAACTTAATTTATCAAAGGGGTGTGGAACAATTTTATAAAGAAGCGCATCTTAATGGGGTTAATGCAATATTATCTGCAGATTTACCTCCGGAGGAGGCAGAAGATGCAATTTCCGCTGCTAAAAATAATAATATTGACCAGATTTTTTTAGTCGCCCAAACAACCACTATTGGGAGATTAGAGAAGATTTCTCAAGTTTCTTCGGGATTCATTTATTTGGTATCAGTAATGGGTGTTACTGGCGCTAGAAAAGAAATTAAAACCAGCACAGTTGACCTTATAAAACGAATAAGAAAGCATAATAAACTTCCTATTATGGTGGGCTTTGGGATTTCTCAACCAGTTCATGTAAAAGAAGTAATTTCTGCTGGAGCGGAAGGAGCTATTGTGGGAAGTGCTATTATTGATATTGTTGCTAAAAATCTTTCAAATAAGGATGAAATGCTGCAAAAAGTAGCTCAATATACAAAAGAATTGAAA encodes:
- the trpA gene encoding tryptophan synthase subunit alpha encodes the protein MSFKTNDTISLKVESYQEMFERVGKKDEGAFVPFVVAGDPDMETSLEIVKTLVDNGADALEIGFAFSDPIADGPTVQGADLRALNSDMTTDKAFEFVKKIREFTSIPIGLLVYYNLIYQRGVEQFYKEAHLNGVNAILSADLPPEEAEDAISAAKNNNIDQIFLVAQTTTIGRLEKISQVSSGFIYLVSVMGVTGARKEIKTSTVDLIKRIRKHNKLPIMVGFGISQPVHVKEVISAGAEGAIVGSAIIDIVAKNLSNKDEMLQKVAQYTKELKKATKL